A genomic segment from Blastococcus sp. PRF04-17 encodes:
- a CDS encoding S1C family serine protease, whose translation MSLAPDPDVEPDRQDALDAYSRIVTAVAADLTPHVAALQVEGPGGRGGAGSAVVFTGDGLLLTNAHVVARAVRGTAVFSDGTEATVDVVGADPLSDLAVVRARTTTPSPAELGDAGSLRVGQLVVAVGNPLGLAGSVTAGVVSGLGRSLPTRDGRTARVVEDVIQTDAALNPGNSGGALADSSSRVVGINTAVAGWGLGLAVPINDTTHRIIGALVADGRVRRAYLGLVSSPAPLPAHLAERTGRRRALRIVDVVPGAPADRAGLKAGDLVLEAGRRPVADAQSLQRLLFAEAIGQPLPLTVHRRGAMVDVIATPTELTGG comes from the coding sequence CGAACCCGACCGCCAGGACGCCTTGGACGCCTACTCACGGATCGTGACGGCCGTGGCGGCGGACCTCACGCCGCACGTCGCCGCTCTCCAGGTGGAGGGTCCGGGCGGGCGGGGCGGGGCCGGCTCGGCCGTCGTCTTCACCGGCGACGGGTTGCTCCTCACGAATGCGCACGTCGTGGCGCGGGCGGTCCGGGGGACGGCGGTCTTCTCCGACGGCACGGAAGCCACGGTCGACGTGGTCGGCGCCGACCCGCTCTCCGACCTCGCCGTCGTGCGCGCCCGGACCACCACGCCGTCCCCGGCGGAGCTGGGGGACGCCGGCTCGCTGCGCGTCGGCCAGCTCGTCGTCGCCGTCGGCAACCCGCTGGGGCTGGCCGGCTCGGTCACCGCCGGCGTGGTCAGCGGGCTGGGCCGCTCGCTGCCGACCCGCGACGGGCGCACCGCGCGGGTGGTCGAGGACGTCATCCAGACCGACGCCGCGCTCAACCCGGGCAACAGCGGCGGAGCGCTCGCGGACTCGTCGTCCCGCGTCGTGGGCATCAACACCGCGGTCGCCGGCTGGGGGCTCGGTCTGGCGGTGCCCATCAACGACACGACGCACCGCATCATCGGCGCACTCGTCGCCGACGGACGGGTGCGCCGCGCCTACCTCGGGCTCGTCAGCAGCCCGGCACCCCTGCCGGCGCACCTCGCCGAGCGGACAGGACGGCGACGGGCGCTGCGCATCGTCGACGTCGTCCCCGGCGCGCCGGCGGACCGGGCCGGCCTCAAGGCCGGCGACCTGGTCCTCGAGGCCGGACGACGGCCGGTGGCCGACGCGCAGAGCCTGCAGCGGCTGCTGTTCGCCGAGGCCATCGGGCAGCCGCTGCCCCTGACGGTCCACCGGCGGGGCGCGATGGTCGACGTGATCGCGACGCCCACCGAGCTCACCGGCGGCTGA